Proteins co-encoded in one Nicotiana sylvestris chromosome 7, ASM39365v2, whole genome shotgun sequence genomic window:
- the LOC138873770 gene encoding uncharacterized protein produces MPTEKDVKRVKNRKQKVWSLPKPVPHISKSFVKPGAEKPPTSSVPKSVVDVDEDLIKRFQSLFDEVNMVEVGEGSSKAYVQLVGPNVKLSNWEATPLPARKEFCSFYACCNDMTCMRNFHPSLKSQSNSEITIQEVEYDDEIEYDEEATFEEISKELKQFEEKPKSNLSETEAINLGDQDNVRETKISIHLEPQVKEEIIKILFEYKYVFAWSYDDMPGLNTDLVVHKLPTDPTFPPVKQKLRKFKTDMSVKIKEEITKQLGAKVIRNIVPVPKKDGKPGSFVDCYAGYHQILMDEEDAEKTAFIMPWEIYCYWVMPFGLKNAGEAYMRAMTTIFYDMIHKEIEIYVDDVIIKSKKQFDHVKDLRKFFQRLRRYNLKLNPAKCAFGVPSGKLLGFVVSRCGIELDPSMIKSIQELPSPKNKTEVMSLLGRLNYINRFIAQLTTTCEPIFKLLKKNVAVK; encoded by the exons ATGCCCACAGAGAAGGAcgtgaaaagggttaaaaatcgAAAACAGAAGGTATGGTCACTCCCCAAGCCTGTCCCTCACATctctaagtcttttgtcaagccagggGCCGAAAAACCTCCAACCTCATCAGTGCCAAAATCTGTGGTCGATGTTGATGAAGATCTGATCAAGAGGTTCCAGAGTCTGTTTGATgaggtcaatatggtagaagttggtgaaGGTTCTAGTAAAGCATATGTGCAGCTCGTTGGGCCAAACGTGAAgcttagcaattgggaagctactcctctccccgccaggaaggagttttg ttctttttatgcttgttgcaatgacatgacatgcatgaggaattttCATCcgagtcttaaaagtcaatctaattctgaaataacaatccaagaagtagaatatgatgatgaaatagaatatgatgaagaagcaacatttgaggaaatcagtaaagagctaaaacaatttgaagaaaaaccaaagtcTAATCTGAGTGAAACTGAAGCAATTAATTTAGGGGACCAGGATAAtgttagggaaaccaagataagtatTCATTTAGAGCCGCAAGTTAAGGAGGAAATAATCAAAATATTGTTTGAGTACAAAtatgtctttgcatggtcatatgacgatatgccgggtcTGAACACTGAtctggtagttcataaattgccaactgatccaacattccctcctgtcaagcaaaagctaagaaagttcaaaactgacatgagcgtgaagatcaaagaagaaatcacaaagcaacTTGGTGCTAAGGTCATTcgtaacattgtgccagtaccaaagaaggatggtaaaccagg gtcttttgtggattgttacgcgggatATCACCAAATCttgatggacgaggaagatgcagaaaagacagcgttCATCATGCCATGGGAAATATATTGCtactgggtaatgccatttggtctaaagaatgctggggaagcttatatgagggcgatgaccaccatattttatgacatgatacacaaggagattgagatTTATGTAGATGacgtgatcataaagtcaaagaagcaATTTGACCATGTCAAggacttgaggaagtttttccaaaggctccgcaggtataacctcaagctcaatccagcaaaatgtgcatttggtgtcccaTCTGGGAAACTGTTGGGATTCGTGGTCAGTCGATGCggtattgagttggatccgtcgatgatcaaatccatccaagagtTACCATCCCCAaagaacaaaactgaggtgatgagtttgcttggaaggttaaattacatcaacaggttcattgctcagctcacgacaacctgcgAGCCGATCTTTAAGCTACTGAAGAAGAATGTTGCAGTCAAATAG